A window of Corvus cornix cornix isolate S_Up_H32 chromosome 4, ASM73873v5, whole genome shotgun sequence contains these coding sequences:
- the C4H4orf54 gene encoding LOW QUALITY PROTEIN: uncharacterized protein C4orf54 homolog (The sequence of the model RefSeq protein was modified relative to this genomic sequence to represent the inferred CDS: inserted 4 bases in 3 codons; deleted 1 base in 1 codon) has product MASALPLGSSILVASVAEMHTMPVYAAVRSWILPGPTPPPPGGDARPGREPARRAEEGTGGRGREGRAWAAAAPPSPPARACPPPRATAAPRRPRHGRARPAARQPRAGPEGAAAERGASTSPSPNPSPGAPIQEEEEAVYVEICGSPQGPEETSQNPELAPAGGAEGAAGPALDRGAGGTGDGGSASGGPPGEEAGPASLDHGRDRPPSPAAAAAECGADTGSGEVAGSGGTPEAGGCPESSSSSCPSPVTKADDFPAMGDPLSTEGKTSSSSFGYESEVEDEVAGRKATPPGAPPGTPPGGGRDEAHYISTQEIQLSEVDHDMDFDAGLAARWDFEDNNVIYSFVDYASFGSDETPGDTLTEEEENSCYLSTTTSDPNNQTDSIDNTSSTEIVSLTSEHDTPGGDKRASSGESRSKQPGRPGGSPGAQLLLSIKAASRAINESSNVHGKQNTVYAAKHEGDMSLRVAAAPDRSASLKQDAVRDHAKKFIAVPARLQTRCGAARAGXEHSSGASSAVSELDDADKEVRNLTARAFRSLAYPYFDTLRPGSRASSASLSDNALGINRWSTYLDLKYGSLGPRAEPSLLRSGRSQTKALEFVVSKLDGEIAHVETPQRLRAGSRVVTLLDLGDAAEAGEPPAAEGGGKGSNKKSRFASSLLKNVISKKMQLEHEFKMERGEITDTSYTGPGAGREPEPTGGGGGSPVGERQREGGVQRQSSRLSEGGSDCTAAPAEDAGEGXGGRSPASKASTPREGNRSLDRALSEELCEVKRSASEAIKATFLRSQNSAFRSWKEREAERKEERAPVGKLKLSPKHDWRADLGEISAGKSTKMSRLFVPAIQHTPREKEPGKRATKCFAAAAAASSPAAGSAATSPPAAKPKAPEIKISLGSLQQPRDAAFSIAQLLTPQIAGRPPDEGRGQPLKPLKAGEGPDKVPQFLVRDVRDSKYRAQGILHQVRDVRKLIKSSYSADSGDNSSDKGSGTSEQGGPEQKPRQQLVIAGVPRSLSPVVITCQAVGHTGTKPTEAGAKASGRAPACPPEGTVLVHRTSGRLPVATIAPNKSDARQPAVLKIVSKSSAPWRHQPPPPPAEKGRGPEEDPREESKAAPVQNALEKLTAAVRSMEELYSFNKREWKRKSDPLPITDSHVLSLIASQERGVGSRPAAAAAPPPPPPADKAEEPSGKGPSSERLPRRPSNSAADKVSAKAAAFESLARQRQRGPPAPRALLTLRGAGGAAAPAPAKPPPRAAATEPGSPPSPGAAAGGGVRPSPVSAAASAAALCSLQPFGTAKPSGSPRPPPGPPPAEEPPAAAPPPAEGPPAALYRPPLPFAALPGAAPPPLLCFSPSVPAAATAAEPFPQTQRKVLLDVSTGQYYXVDTPVQQPLKRRLFDPETGQYVEVPVPQQPAVAPVPLPLSPLALNAGAYGATYMLYPGLLPAATVLPSGALQQPLSHPGSDGSAPAEPGSPAAPEAAFAESPYYVATSKGPPPPRHGAAEAKPVISITAPATGPRIVAPPSFDGTTMRFVVEHR; this is encoded by the exons ATGGCGTCTGCTTTGCCTCTTGGTTCCTCCATCCTTGTGGCATCTGTAGCAGAGATGCACACCATGCCAGTGTATGCAGCTGTAAGGTCCTGGATCCTG CCCGGCCCGACCCCTCCGCCCCCCGGCGGCGATGCCCGCCCGGGCCGGGAGCCGGCGCGCCGGGCGGAGGAGGGGacgggagggaggggaagggaagggagggcgTGGGCGGCTGCTGCCCCCCCGTCCCCGCCGGCACGTGCCTGCCCGCCCCCGCGGGCCACTGCCGCGCCCCGACGGCCCCGGCATGGACGCGCCCGGCCAGCGGCCCGCCAGCCCCGAGCCGGCCCGGAGGGCGCGGCGGCGGAACGGGGCGCGAGCACCAGCCCGAGCCCGAACCCCAGCCCGGGGGCGCCCatccaggaggaggaggaggcggtgTACGTGGAGATCTGCGGCTCGCCACAGGGGCCGGAGGAGACCAGCCAGAACCCCGAACTGGCCCCGGCCGGCGGCGCGGAGGGAGCGGCCGGTCCCGCACTGGACAGGGGAGCCGGTGGGACCGGGGATGGCGGCTCGGCGAGCGGCGGACCCCCGGGGGAGGAAGCGGGACCAGCATCCTTGGACCACGGGCGGGATCGCCCTCCTTccccggcggcggccgcggcggaATGCGGTGCTGACACCGGCTCCGGGGAAGTcgccgggagcggcgggacgCCGGAGGCGGGGGGCTGCCCGgagtcctcctcctcctcctgcccttcGCCCGTGACCAAGGCGGACGACTTTCCCGCAATGGGCGACCCGCTGTCGACGGAGGGCAAAACCTCCTCGTCCTCCTTCGGCTACGAAAGCGAAGTGGAGGATGAGGTTGCGGGGCGCAAGGCGACTCCCCCCGGCGCCCCCCCGGGCACCCCTCCCGGCGGCGGCCGCGACGAGGCGCACTATATCAGCACGCAGGAAATCCAGCTGAGCGAGGTGGACCACGACATGGACTTCGACGCGGGGCTGGCCGCCCGCTGGGACTTCGAGGATAACAACGTGATCTACTCCTTCGTTGACTACGCCTCCTTCGGGAGCGACGAGACCCCGGGGGACACGCTgacggaggaggaggagaataGCTGCTACCTTAGCACGACCACCAGCGACCCCAACAACCAGACGGACAGCATCGACAACACCAGCAGCACCGAGATCGTCAGCCTTACCTCCGAACACGACACCCCCGGCGGGGACAAGCGCGCCAGCTCGGGGGAGAGCCGGTCCAAGCAGCCTGGCCGCCCCGGCGGGAGCCCGGGCGCCCAGCTTCTCCTATCAATCAAAGCCGCTTCCCGGGCTATAAATGAGTCTAGCAACGTGCACGGAAAGCAAAACACTGTTTACGCTGCCAAGCATGAAGGCGACATGAGTCTCCGTGTCGCCGCGGCTCCCGACCGCAGTGCGAGTTTAAAACAGGATGCGGTCCGCGACCACGCGAAAAAGTTCATCGCGGTGCCCGCGCGGCTGCAGACGCGGTGCGGGGCcgccagggcagg ggagcacTCGAGCGGCGCCTCCAGCGCCGTCAGCGAGCTAGACGATGCCGACAAAGAGGTGCGAAACCTTACGGCCAGGGCTTTCCGCAGCCTGGCGTACCCCTATTTCGACACCCTGCGCCCCGGCTCCCGCGCCTCCTCCGCCTCCCTGTCCGACAATGCCCTGGGCATCAACCGCTGGTCCACCTACCTGGACCTCAAGTACGGCAGTCTGGGGCCGAGAGCCGAACCCAGCCTGCTGCGCTCCGGCCGCTCGCAGACCAAAGCCCTTGAGTTCGTGGTCAGCAAGCTCGATGGGGAGATCGCCCACGTCGAGACGCCGCAGCGGCTGCGGGCGGGCTCCCGGGTGGTGACCCTGCTGGACCTCGGCGATGCCGCCGAGGCCGGAGAGCCGCCGGCTGCGGAGGGCGGTGGGAAGGGGTCCAACAAGAAGTCCAGGTTCGCCTCCAGCCTCCTCAAAAATGTCATCTCCAAGAAGATGCAGCTGGAGCACGAATTCAAGATGGAGCGGGGCGAGATCACCGACACCTCCTACACCGGGCCAGGCGCGGGCCGGGAGCCGGAGCCcaccggcggcggcggcggcagc ccggtCGGGGAGCGGCAGCGGGAGGGTGGCGTGCAGCGGCAGAGCTCCCGGCTCTCGGAGGGCGGCTCGGACTGCACCGCGGCGCCGGCGGAGGATGCGGGCGAGG GGGGGGGCCGGTCTCCGGCCTCCAAGGCGTCGACGCCCCGCGAGGGGAACCGCAGCCTGGACCGGGCGCTGTCGGAGGAGCTGTGCGAGGTGAAGCGCAGCGCCTCGGAGGCCATCAAGGCCACCTTCCTCCGCAGCCAGAACAGTgccttcaggtcctggaaggaGCGGGAGGcggaaaggaaagaagagagggcGCCCGTCGGTAAGCTGAAACTGTCTCCCAAGCACGACTGGCGAGCCGACCTGGGTGAGATTTCTGCCGGCAAGTCCACCAAGATGTCCCGCCTGTTCGTCCCCGCCATTCAGCACACTCCTCGGGAGAAGGAACCCGGCAAGCGGGCCACCAAGTGCTTCGCCGCGGCTGCCGCCGCCTCCTCTCCCGCCGCCGGCTCCGCCGCCACCTCTCCCCCCGCCGCCAAGCCCAAAGCCCCCGAGATCAAGATCAGCCtgggcagcctgcagcagccccgggACGCCGCTTTCAGCATCGCCCAGCTGCTGACGCCGCAGATCGCAGGCCGACCGCCGGACGAGGGCAGGGGACAGCCGCTCAAGCCTCTCAAGGCCGGCGAGGGCCCCGACAAAGTGCCGCAGTTCCTGGTGCGCGACGTGAGGGACAGCAAGTACAGAGCCCAGGGCATCCTCCACCAGGTGCGGGACGTGCGGAAACTCATCAAAAGCTCCTACAGCGCTGACTCGGGGGATAACAGCAGCGACAAGGGCAGCGGCACCTCCGAGCAAGGCGGCCCGGAGCAGAAGCCCCGGCAGCAGCTGGTCATCGCCGGTGTCCCCCGGTCCCTCTCCCCCGTGGTCATCACCTGCCAGGCGGTCGGCCACACCGGCACCAAGCCCACCGAGGCGGGGGCCAAGGCGTCGGGCAGGGCGCCCGCCTGCCCCCCGGAGGGCACCGTCCTGGTGCACCGCACCTCGGGCAGGCTTCCAGTGGCCACCATCGCCCCCAACAAGAGCGATGCTCGCCAGCCGGCCGTGCTCAAGATCGTCTCCAAATCCTCCGCGCCCTGGCGGCAccagcccccgccgccgcccgccgaGAAGGGCCGGGGACCGGAGGAGGACCCGCGAGAGGAAAGCAAGGCAGCGCCGGTGCAGAACGCGCTGGAGAAGCTGACGGCGGCGGTGCGGAGCATGGAGGAGCTATACAGCTTCAACAAGCGCGAGTGGAAGCGCAAGAGCGACCCTCTGCCCATCACCGACAGCCACGTCCTCTCCCTTATCGCCAGCCAGGAGCGGGGCGTCGGGTCCCGacccgccgccgctgccgctccgcccccgccgccgccggcggACAAGGCGGAGGAGCCGTCGGGCAAGGGGCCGAGCAGCGAGCGGCTGCCCCGCCGCCCCTCCAACAGCGCCGCCGACAAGGTCTCGGCCAAAGCGGCCGCTTTCGAGAGCTtggcccggcagcggcagcgcggCCCGCCGGCTCCCCGCGCCCTCCTCACGCtccgcggggcggggggagccgcAGCCCCCGCGCCGGCCAAGCCCCCTCCGAGGGCG GCGGCCACCGAGCCCGGCTCCCCCCCGtccccgggggcggcggcgggcggcggcgtCCGCCCCAGCCCGGTGTCGGCGGCGGCGTCGGCGGCGGCGCTGTGCAGCCTGCAGCCCTTCGGCACGGCCAAGCCCTCCGGCAGCCCCAGACCGCCGCCCGGACCCCCACCCGCCGAAGagccccccgccgccgccccgccgcctGCCGAGGGCCCGCCCGCTGCCCTGTACCGCCCGCCGCTGCCCTTCGCCGCCCTGCCGggcgccgcgccgccgccgctgctctGCTTCTCGCCCTCCGTGCCCGCCGCGGCTACAGCGGCCGAGCCCTTCCCGCAGACGCAGCGCAAGGTGCTGCTGGACGTGAGCACCGGGCAGTACT TGGTGGACACGCCTGTGCAGCAGCCCCTCAAGCGGCGCCTCTTCGACCCCGAGACCGGGCAGTACGTGGAGGTGCCGGTGCCCCAGCAGCCGGCCGTCGCTCCCGTCCCGCTGCCTCTCTCGCCCCTTGCTCTCAATGCCGGCGCCTATGGCGCCACTTACATGCTCTACCCCGGGCTCCTGCCCGCCGCCACCGTGCTGCCCTCCGGTGCCCTGCAGCAGCCGCTGTCCCACCCGGGCAGCGATGGCAGTGCCCCGGCAGAGCCTGGCAGTCCCGCCGCGCCAGAGGCAGCTTTTGCCGAGAGTCCCTACTACGTTGCTACCAGCAAgggcccgccgccgccgcggcaCGGGGCAGCCGAGGCGAAGCCGGTCATCAGCATCACAGCGCCGGCCACCGGCCCGCGGATCGTCGCGCCGCCCTCCTTCGACGGCACCACCATGCGCTTCGTGGTGGAGCACCGGTGA